The Pseudodesulfovibrio senegalensis genome contains the following window.
GGGCATATTTTCATCGACGATCAACGGTTCTTCATCCATGACCGAGGAAAGAGGACGTTTGAAAAAGAGCGCCACTCCGTATTGCGAGGAAAGCTGACGGTTGAGGTGATATTCCATGATCAGCCCTCTGGGCACGTCATTTTCGGATGTGACCACAATGCACGAGAACTGCACGTTGTTTTTGAAGAAATCTTGCGCATCCGAAACAAGAAACGATTCGTCCACGGAATAGGGGGCTTCGGCCACCTGCCCAACGGGCATGGAACAGGAAAACGCCTTGCGCGACATGTCGTTGATCGAATTTAGCTCCTTGCAGTGCGGAGCCAAATCCGGGCGAGGGAACTCGGGGTAGCCGAGAAAATAGCCTTGCCCGAAATGGACGTTGATATCCAACAGACAAACGGCCTGTTCCTTGGTTTCAATGCCTTCGGCTATGATTTTGGAGCCTATTTTGTCGGCAAAGGTGACGGTTGTTTCAACAAGAGCCCGTTTGACGGGGTCGCGATGAATATTTTCGATAAGCGCTTTATCGAGCTTGATGTATTCCGGCTGCAGATCCGCAACCGTGCTGAGGCCGGAATAGCCGGAGCCCGTATCATCGAGAGCGATTCGAAAACCCTGATTTCGGTAGTGCTCGAGCGTTCGATAAAAAAGGCTGAAATCCTGTATGCTGTGACGTTCCGTGATTTCAAAAACGATGTTTTCAGCGTTCAATCCGACCTCCTCGAGCAGCTGGATGGTTTTGCCCGGAGTAAACGACGGGTCCGCCATTGTTTTTGGATGAATATTCAGAAAAAGACGCTGATTTTTTGTTATGGGACCGAGGTTTTGAATGGCCTTTCGCCTGCATATTTCTTCAAGCGAAAACAGGCTTCCGAGCTGTTCGGCCATTTCAAACATCATGAGCGGGGATTGAAACGGCGACCCTTGCGGGCCTCGTGCCAATGCTTCCCAACCGTAAACGCTGCCTGTACGGAAATCCAGAATCGGCTGATATTTACAGCTAATATTTTGCTGACGGATTATGGTGTTGAAATGATCAGTTATCTCAAGGTCATTGAGCTTCATGGGTTGTCCGGCACAAAGCTGGGCTTCACGAATTCCTTTCCAAAAGGAATCTTTCCAATCCGATCCGGCTTCAATGATGGAATACCCCATGCCTAGTTCTATTCCCAGTCCGGTCCATTTCAGCATGGTCCGCTTCAGGGCGTTTTGCGCCTTGAGCTTGAACGAATAGGCCAGATCACCAAGCCCTTTTTGCGACATGTCGCCACAAGGCCAGACAAGAGCGTATTTGCCGCTGCCCACTGCCACGACCGACGATGACGCGCATTGCCGTTGCTCATGGGCGGCTTTTTCAAGGGAATCCCGCAATTCCCTGTCTAACTGACCGACAAAATCATTGCCGTACATTTGCTTGAAAAGACGGTAGTCACGAATGATGACCAGCAACAGGTTGGAATTTCTTTTTTCATCCATACTCTGAAGGAGTGAAGATTTTTCAGACAATACGAGATGCATGGGATCGCCTTTCAGGTGTTTATCCGGGTCGTGTTTCCAGAATCGAAAAATGGAATGACTCATTGTAGTTTCCGCCCGCATTACGAAGGTCGTATGTGGTTTGATGTATCCTCGTATGCTAACTCTGCTTGAATTCGTGGTGTTCCAGAATTGTTACGATTGCTCAAAAAAATGCCCGTCCAAATGTAACAAAAAAGGCGGAAGCCGAAGCCTCCGCCTGATGATTCGAATGGTGAACCGGTGATTATCGATAATACAGGTTTCTGCCACCGATTGTCAGGAAAGCCTGATGCAGATTCTTTCTGATGTCCCGACGGTCCCAAACGCCCTGGATATGGCCGCGGGACAACGCCTTGTAGCAGTTGTGATAGTCAGGCGGGATATCCACCCCCGTGGTTTC
Protein-coding sequences here:
- a CDS encoding GGDEF domain-containing protein, yielding MSHSIFRFWKHDPDKHLKGDPMHLVLSEKSSLLQSMDEKRNSNLLLVIIRDYRLFKQMYGNDFVGQLDRELRDSLEKAAHEQRQCASSSVVAVGSGKYALVWPCGDMSQKGLGDLAYSFKLKAQNALKRTMLKWTGLGIELGMGYSIIEAGSDWKDSFWKGIREAQLCAGQPMKLNDLEITDHFNTIIRQQNISCKYQPILDFRTGSVYGWEALARGPQGSPFQSPLMMFEMAEQLGSLFSLEEICRRKAIQNLGPITKNQRLFLNIHPKTMADPSFTPGKTIQLLEEVGLNAENIVFEITERHSIQDFSLFYRTLEHYRNQGFRIALDDTGSGYSGLSTVADLQPEYIKLDKALIENIHRDPVKRALVETTVTFADKIGSKIIAEGIETKEQAVCLLDINVHFGQGYFLGYPEFPRPDLAPHCKELNSINDMSRKAFSCSMPVGQVAEAPYSVDESFLVSDAQDFFKNNVQFSCIVVTSENDVPRGLIMEYHLNRQLSSQYGVALFFKRPLSSVMDEEPLIVDENMPVEQAARLAMARETLKAYDDVIVTRKGKLYGAVSVQKLLNTLAKVQVEMARGTNPLTGLPGNVAIEQEVEGKIDAGNAFSIIYADLDHFKVYNDTYGFQKGDAIIKLAAHILSWAIRKHCPENSMLGHIGGDDFVLITRPEAVEKTCISALRCFKRIVKYYYSEQDRDRGWILARGRDGKEREYPLVSISLGVIEINGHCTLMEVGERAAAIKKYAKSIPGNAYAKDRRPPLGTSPPGR